In one Mucilaginibacter sp. PAMB04168 genomic region, the following are encoded:
- a CDS encoding replication-associated recombination protein A gives MNNLPPLAERMRPKSLDDYVGQKHLVGPGAVLRKAIESGNLPSMIFWGPPGVGKTTLAYIISQGLSRPFFSLSAINSGVKDVREVIEKAALLKQGGQTLPVLFIDEIHRFSKSQQDSLLGAVERGIVTLIGATTENPSFEVISALLSRCQVYILQHLHEDDLVNLLQKAMREDEVLRTKNITIQEHEALLRLSGGDARKLLNIFELLINAMDAPEIIVTNNAVLENVQQNMALYDKAGEQHYDIISAFIKSMRGSDPNGAVYWLARMLVGGEDPSFIARRMLILASEDIGNANPNALLLAQSCFDAVRVIGMPEARIILSQTAVFLATSAKSNASYMAIDAAMALVKQTGDLPVPLHLRNAPTKLMKNIGYGKDYKYAHSYEGNFTDLDFLPETIKGTKIYDPGNNARENEAREKLRKLWGNRYKY, from the coding sequence ATGAATAACCTCCCCCCGTTAGCTGAGCGTATGCGTCCGAAATCGTTGGACGACTATGTGGGACAAAAGCATTTGGTGGGCCCGGGAGCAGTACTGCGTAAGGCTATTGAGTCGGGCAATTTACCGTCCATGATATTTTGGGGACCTCCTGGTGTGGGTAAAACTACGCTTGCATATATTATTTCGCAAGGCTTATCACGCCCTTTCTTTTCGTTAAGCGCTATAAATTCGGGTGTTAAAGATGTACGGGAAGTGATTGAGAAAGCGGCCCTGCTTAAGCAGGGCGGTCAAACTTTACCCGTACTTTTTATTGATGAGATACACCGCTTTTCCAAGTCACAGCAAGATTCGCTGCTGGGTGCAGTAGAGCGGGGTATTGTTACGCTAATTGGCGCTACAACCGAAAACCCTTCATTTGAAGTTATATCAGCCTTATTATCGCGTTGCCAGGTTTACATATTGCAGCATTTGCATGAAGACGATTTGGTAAATCTGCTGCAAAAAGCAATGCGTGAAGACGAGGTTCTGCGTACTAAAAACATCACCATACAGGAACACGAAGCCTTACTGCGCCTTTCGGGCGGCGATGCACGCAAGCTGCTCAATATTTTTGAGCTGCTTATTAACGCCATGGATGCGCCGGAGATTATAGTAACTAACAACGCCGTGCTGGAAAACGTGCAGCAAAATATGGCCTTGTACGACAAGGCTGGCGAGCAGCATTACGATATTATTTCGGCCTTTATTAAATCCATGCGGGGAAGTGACCCTAATGGCGCCGTATACTGGCTGGCCCGCATGCTGGTAGGCGGCGAAGACCCATCGTTTATTGCACGCCGCATGCTTATTTTAGCATCGGAAGATATTGGGAACGCTAACCCTAATGCGCTATTGCTAGCCCAAAGCTGTTTTGATGCTGTTAGGGTGATAGGTATGCCCGAAGCACGGATCATTCTTTCACAAACTGCCGTCTTTTTGGCTACATCGGCCAAAAGCAACGCCAGCTATATGGCTATTGATGCCGCCATGGCGCTGGTAAAACAAACCGGCGATTTACCTGTGCCCCTGCACCTGCGCAACGCACCTACTAAGCTAATGAAAAACATTGGCTACGGTAAGGATTATAAATATGCGCACAGTTATGAGGGTAATTTTACTGACCTAGACTTTTTGCCCGAAACTATTAAAGGCACCAAAATTTACGACCCGGGCAACAATGCCCGCGAGAACGAAGCTCGCGAAAAGCTGCGCAAGCTGTGGGGTAACCGGTATAAGTACTAA
- a CDS encoding GNAT family N-acetyltransferase: MPVIRPATMADADCIVKIAHQTWWPTYRDILSTEQITHMLEAIYISDKIAEQIESGIQQYLILEEDEEPVAFAAYSPREDDAQIYKLHKLYCLPKTQGKGYGKILMEAVTNEVKQAGKQVLELNVNRNNNAKSFYEKMGFNVAYEEDVAIGPYWMNDYVMRRNL, from the coding sequence ATGCCCGTGATACGCCCCGCCACAATGGCCGATGCCGATTGTATTGTAAAAATTGCACACCAAACCTGGTGGCCAACCTACCGTGATATTCTTTCTACTGAGCAGATTACTCATATGCTGGAGGCTATTTATATATCAGACAAAATTGCCGAACAAATAGAAAGCGGCATACAACAATATTTGATATTGGAAGAGGATGAAGAACCGGTAGCTTTTGCGGCTTACTCGCCGCGCGAGGATGATGCCCAAATTTATAAGTTACACAAGCTGTACTGCCTGCCCAAAACCCAAGGCAAAGGTTATGGCAAAATACTTATGGAAGCCGTTACTAATGAGGTAAAACAAGCAGGCAAGCAAGTGCTGGAACTAAACGTGAACCGCAATAATAACGCAAAATCCTTTTACGAAAAAATGGGCTTTAACGTAGCATATGAAGAGGATGTTGCTATCGGTCCATACTGGATGAACGATTATGTAATGCGCAGAAATCTTTGA
- a CDS encoding GNAT family N-acetyltransferase — MAVVLETERLILRRFTMADAPFIVELLNSPGWLQYIGDRDIKTVAQAQSYLLNGPLLSYAAHGYGLYMIESKNGHQPMGMCGLLKREYLDHLDIGYALLPQYEGYGYAQEIVAATMQYAFTELKVEALAAITMVENTKSIRLLCKLGFVQNGTINAGGDKELLLFIRSAQTDK, encoded by the coding sequence ATGGCTGTTGTGCTGGAGACCGAAAGGCTCATACTGCGGAGATTTACCATGGCCGATGCGCCGTTTATAGTTGAATTGCTAAACAGCCCAGGCTGGCTGCAATACATTGGCGACCGCGACATCAAAACCGTTGCACAGGCACAAAGTTATCTGTTAAACGGGCCGCTTTTAAGTTATGCGGCTCACGGCTATGGCTTATATATGATCGAGTCAAAAAACGGACATCAGCCTATGGGCATGTGTGGCTTGCTCAAACGGGAGTATCTTGATCATCTGGATATTGGCTATGCCCTGCTGCCGCAATATGAAGGTTACGGCTATGCGCAGGAAATAGTAGCGGCCACTATGCAGTATGCATTTACCGAACTTAAAGTTGAAGCTTTAGCAGCAATTACAATGGTCGAAAATACAAAGTCGATCAGGCTGCTTTGTAAATTAGGCTTTGTTCAAAACGGCACTATTAATGCCGGTGGCGATAAAGAATTATTGTTATTTATCAGAAGTGCTCAAACAGATAAATGA
- a CDS encoding M20/M25/M40 family metallo-hydrolase has translation MMRKRNIITLALLAAGLSSQAQDVNKLIDQKDVERIIKTLSADDMQGRGTFTPGIDKAATFIESEFKKAGLQPLTGLTSYRQGFTAYRTSAVQKQVKLDGQMVPEANVVVIAGANFDWNNNTDVQVARITAEQNFQQEYRTYIRSGKKTLLIIDPKFGETFGFLKERFNSNVNMQAPAGTGTQQVVMVLGIYDNVKLFEVNYKTKTDNPSLFNVAGMIPGKSKPNEYVVFSGHYDHLGIIKPMEGDSIANGADDDASGTTAMISLAKYYKKLNNNERTLIFVAFTAEEIGGFGSQYFSKQLDPEKTVAMFNIEMIGKTSKFGQNTAFITGYERSDFGEILQRNLQGTAFTFHPDPYPQQNLFYRSDNATLARLGVPAHTISTDQIDTDKLYHSVDDEFSSLDAANITATIRAIALSSRSIVAGKDTPKRIAKLER, from the coding sequence ATGATGAGAAAAAGAAATATAATAACCCTGGCCTTGTTGGCCGCTGGTTTAAGCAGCCAGGCGCAGGATGTAAATAAACTGATTGATCAGAAAGACGTAGAACGCATTATTAAAACCCTGAGCGCTGATGATATGCAGGGGCGCGGTACTTTCACTCCGGGTATTGATAAGGCTGCAACGTTTATTGAAAGCGAATTTAAAAAAGCAGGTTTACAGCCTTTAACAGGTTTAACCAGTTACCGCCAAGGCTTTACGGCTTACCGTACCAGTGCCGTGCAAAAGCAAGTTAAGCTTGATGGGCAAATGGTGCCTGAGGCTAACGTGGTGGTTATTGCAGGCGCTAATTTTGATTGGAATAATAATACGGATGTGCAAGTAGCCCGCATAACTGCCGAACAGAATTTTCAGCAAGAGTATCGTACCTATATCCGTAGTGGTAAAAAAACATTGCTTATCATTGATCCTAAATTTGGAGAGACTTTCGGGTTTTTGAAAGAGCGTTTTAACAGCAATGTTAACATGCAGGCTCCTGCCGGCACCGGCACGCAGCAGGTAGTAATGGTATTGGGTATCTATGATAATGTAAAGTTGTTTGAGGTGAACTATAAAACCAAGACCGATAATCCCAGCTTGTTTAATGTAGCCGGTATGATACCCGGCAAAAGCAAGCCTAATGAGTATGTGGTTTTCTCGGGCCACTATGACCACCTGGGCATTATCAAACCCATGGAAGGTGATAGTATTGCTAACGGGGCTGATGATGATGCGTCAGGTACTACAGCCATGATAAGCCTGGCCAAGTATTACAAAAAGTTGAACAACAACGAACGTACCCTGATCTTTGTAGCTTTTACAGCCGAAGAAATTGGTGGCTTTGGTTCGCAATATTTTTCTAAACAGCTTGACCCGGAAAAAACGGTAGCTATGTTCAATATTGAGATGATTGGCAAGACTTCAAAATTTGGTCAGAATACGGCATTCATTACCGGTTACGAGCGGTCGGATTTTGGCGAGATACTACAGCGCAACCTGCAAGGCACTGCCTTCACTTTTCATCCTGATCCGTATCCGCAGCAAAACCTGTTTTACCGCAGCGATAATGCCACGCTGGCCCGCCTCGGTGTACCGGCACATACCATATCAACCGACCAAATTGATACAGACAAGTTATACCATAGTGTTGATGACGAGTTCAGTTCGTTAGATGCAGCCAACATCACCGCTACCATTCGCGCCATTGCACTAAGTTCGCGCAGTATTGTGGCCGGTAAGGATACGCCTAAGCGTATTGCCAAGCTGGAAAGGTAA